One Lysobacter enzymogenes DNA segment encodes these proteins:
- a CDS encoding non-ribosomal peptide synthetase, with protein MQRLLVVSASDGMEYALHPHLYFEVERPGLDIDRFVSAIARVIERHRRNIVAVTPELRLRQVDEVAPPRVPVWDLRGLSELATTQGLMQVRHRMSNQPLPMDRWPWLDFQLTRYGDGDVRLHVNFSNLFLDQSSGLRLLSEIEQYYANPNLELPADRVGIAEVSLALAQRHEAADRARAYWAERVATLPAPPDLPIARIHGNPGLNRRRLVVDAATWNAFTAGAGAHGMSPTTALLAVYGEIVARFSGSRHFILNQMITRRLLRRIPGAESVLGNLGAIYPLEFDWRGSASLQERARRLQATIIGDLGRTDWSGVDVLEALNARHRSQGRAACPFVVSSGLAGGEQEEFGYSKLATPQVLLDHQFFALRGGRVEILWDVVEAAFPAGFIDAFCDAHEALIRTLAANPDGWVATTTLVAPTPAAKACPTRPLYPGCLSDGLKVAASVAPERTAVVCGDDALSYGQLAAAAESLAKRLCARGVRPGDRVAIVLAKGVAQTTAVYAALLAGAAYVPIDPAWPPRRIDQLVADIGAAAILGADDGERHGVPVIGVRDAAAASAAAAVACAGVDLPADLDPSALAYVIYTSGSTGQPKGVALDHRGPVNTILDVNDAFGIVAEDVLFGVSSLSFDLSVYDLFGAAMAGATLVLPDPADHSPHAWLAAMLERHVTVWNSAPPLMQLLVDVARAEGVQLPALRLVMLSGDWIALSLPDDIKAIAPNAKVVSLGGATEASIWSILHPIEAVDPKWRSIPYGRPMANQPWYVLDEQGDETPAWTTGQLHIGGIGLAQGYWGDPDKTAAAFVARRATGERIYRTGDLGRLLPDGNIELIGRIDAQCKIQGHRVEPGEVEHVLAADPRVKDAVVLVAGEAKQKQLRAFVVLHDGACGDGESIRAGLVDRLPSYLVPAHIAVVASLPVTANGKLDRAALLALAEPAADVGVAYVAPRTELERSIVAIWKEVLGVETIGVDDDFFSLGGQSFTALRAVAALRSRAKVNVSLGGLIESRTVARLASLASGQRLSNALVPLHAAAGPALFMVHPAGGSVAAYRDLARELDRASFGLAASEPLPATIAALAQGYVAAVRAAASGPYTILGWSSGAVIALEMVAQLEAAGERVAQLVVFDAPAPTDPPPGPVDEATLQDWFREDTAGADLLAAELHHVYPVFAQIVNACRSYSPPVVAADVALIRARDGRVSEYAGHPDEAAADWGWSARTRGTVATRIVAGTHHSLFGEQHLAEVVAALRELVR; from the coding sequence ATGCAACGCCTGCTCGTCGTGAGCGCTTCCGACGGCATGGAATACGCGTTGCATCCGCACCTCTACTTCGAGGTGGAACGCCCCGGTCTCGATATCGATCGCTTCGTGTCCGCGATCGCGCGCGTGATCGAACGCCATCGGCGCAACATCGTCGCGGTGACGCCGGAACTGCGCTTGCGCCAGGTCGATGAAGTCGCGCCGCCTCGCGTACCGGTCTGGGACCTGCGCGGGCTGTCCGAACTGGCGACGACGCAGGGGCTGATGCAAGTCCGGCACCGGATGTCGAACCAGCCGCTGCCGATGGATCGCTGGCCGTGGCTCGACTTCCAGCTGACCCGATACGGCGACGGCGACGTGCGCCTGCACGTCAACTTCAGCAACCTGTTTCTCGATCAATCTTCCGGGCTGCGCCTGCTGTCGGAGATCGAGCAGTACTACGCGAACCCGAATCTCGAACTGCCCGCCGATCGCGTGGGAATCGCGGAGGTTTCGCTAGCCTTGGCGCAGCGGCACGAGGCCGCCGATCGCGCGCGCGCCTATTGGGCCGAACGCGTGGCGACGCTGCCCGCGCCGCCCGACCTGCCGATCGCGCGCATCCACGGAAACCCGGGCTTGAACCGGCGCCGTCTGGTGGTCGACGCAGCGACCTGGAACGCCTTCACCGCCGGCGCCGGCGCGCACGGCATGAGCCCGACGACGGCGTTGCTCGCGGTGTACGGCGAGATCGTCGCGCGGTTCAGCGGCTCGCGCCATTTCATCCTCAACCAGATGATCACGCGCCGCCTGCTGCGGCGGATTCCGGGCGCCGAGTCGGTGCTGGGCAATCTCGGCGCGATCTATCCGCTCGAATTCGATTGGCGCGGCTCGGCGTCGCTGCAGGAACGCGCGCGCCGCCTGCAGGCGACGATCATCGGCGATCTCGGACGCACCGATTGGTCGGGCGTCGATGTGCTCGAAGCCTTGAACGCCCGCCACCGCTCGCAAGGCCGGGCCGCGTGTCCGTTCGTGGTCTCTTCGGGCCTGGCGGGCGGCGAGCAAGAGGAATTCGGCTACAGCAAGCTCGCGACGCCGCAGGTGCTGCTCGATCACCAGTTCTTCGCGCTGCGCGGCGGCCGCGTCGAAATCCTCTGGGACGTGGTGGAAGCCGCGTTCCCCGCCGGTTTCATCGATGCGTTCTGCGATGCGCACGAAGCGCTGATACGCACTCTGGCCGCTAACCCGGACGGGTGGGTCGCGACGACGACGCTGGTGGCCCCGACGCCCGCCGCGAAAGCCTGTCCCACCCGGCCGTTGTATCCGGGGTGCCTGTCGGACGGGCTGAAGGTCGCGGCGTCCGTCGCGCCCGAGCGCACGGCGGTGGTGTGCGGCGACGACGCGCTGAGCTACGGCCAACTGGCCGCGGCCGCCGAATCGTTGGCGAAGCGGTTGTGCGCGCGCGGCGTTCGTCCCGGCGACCGCGTCGCCATCGTCCTCGCCAAGGGCGTCGCGCAGACGACCGCGGTCTACGCAGCGCTGCTGGCGGGCGCCGCGTACGTGCCGATCGATCCGGCGTGGCCGCCGCGGCGCATCGATCAACTGGTCGCCGACATCGGTGCGGCAGCCATCCTCGGTGCCGACGATGGCGAGCGTCACGGCGTGCCCGTCATCGGGGTTCGCGACGCCGCCGCCGCTTCCGCGGCCGCGGCCGTGGCCTGCGCGGGCGTCGACTTGCCCGCCGACCTCGATCCGTCCGCGCTGGCCTACGTCATCTACACCTCCGGATCGACCGGACAGCCCAAGGGCGTCGCGCTCGACCACCGCGGGCCGGTCAACACGATTCTCGACGTCAACGACGCGTTCGGCATCGTCGCGGAAGACGTGCTGTTCGGAGTGTCGTCGCTGTCGTTCGATCTGTCGGTCTACGACCTCTTCGGCGCGGCGATGGCGGGCGCGACGCTGGTCCTGCCCGATCCCGCCGACCACAGCCCGCACGCCTGGCTGGCGGCGATGCTCGAACGCCACGTCACGGTGTGGAATTCGGCGCCGCCGCTGATGCAGTTGTTGGTCGATGTCGCGCGCGCCGAAGGCGTGCAGCTGCCCGCGCTGCGCCTGGTGATGCTGTCCGGCGACTGGATCGCGCTGTCTCTGCCCGACGACATCAAGGCGATCGCGCCGAACGCGAAGGTGGTCAGCCTCGGCGGCGCGACGGAAGCATCCATCTGGTCGATCTTGCATCCCATCGAGGCGGTCGATCCGAAGTGGCGCAGCATCCCTTATGGACGGCCGATGGCGAACCAGCCGTGGTACGTGCTGGACGAGCAGGGCGATGAGACGCCGGCCTGGACCACCGGGCAGCTGCATATCGGCGGGATCGGCCTGGCGCAGGGCTATTGGGGCGATCCCGACAAGACCGCGGCCGCGTTCGTGGCGCGCCGCGCCACCGGCGAGCGGATCTATCGCACCGGCGATCTCGGCCGCCTGCTGCCCGACGGCAACATCGAGCTGATCGGGCGCATCGACGCGCAATGCAAGATCCAGGGGCATCGCGTCGAGCCCGGCGAAGTCGAGCACGTGCTGGCCGCCGATCCGCGGGTCAAGGATGCGGTCGTACTCGTGGCCGGCGAGGCCAAGCAGAAGCAGCTGCGCGCGTTCGTCGTTCTGCACGACGGAGCCTGCGGCGACGGCGAATCCATTCGCGCCGGCCTGGTGGACCGGCTGCCGAGCTATCTGGTTCCGGCGCACATCGCCGTCGTCGCCAGCCTGCCGGTCACCGCCAACGGAAAACTCGACCGCGCCGCGCTGCTCGCGCTCGCCGAACCGGCGGCCGATGTCGGCGTGGCCTACGTCGCGCCGCGCACCGAGCTGGAGCGCTCGATCGTCGCGATATGGAAAGAAGTGCTGGGCGTGGAGACCATCGGCGTCGACGACGATTTCTTCAGCCTCGGCGGGCAGTCGTTCACCGCGTTGCGCGCGGTCGCGGCGCTGCGTTCGCGGGCCAAGGTCAACGTTTCCCTCGGCGGGCTGATCGAGTCGCGCACGGTCGCGCGCCTGGCCAGCCTGGCCTCGGGGCAGCGGCTGTCCAACGCGCTGGTGCCGCTGCACGCCGCGGCCGGGCCGGCGTTGTTCATGGTGCATCCGGCCGGCGGATCGGTCGCGGCCTACCGCGACCTGGCGCGCGAACTCGACCGCGCCAGCTTCGGGCTCGCGGCGAGCGAACCGTTGCCGGCCACCATCGCGGCCTTGGCTCAGGGGTATGTGGCCGCAGTGCGCGCCGCGGCGTCCGGGCCGTACACGATCCTGGGATGGTCGTCGGGCGCGGTGATCGCGCTCGAGATGGTCGCGCAACTCGAAGCGGCCGGGGAGCGGGTGGCGCAGCTGGTCGTGTTCGACGCGCCCGCGCCGACCGACCCGCCCCCGGGCCCTGTCGACGAGGCGACCTTGCAGGACTGGTTCCGCGAAGACACGGCCGGCGCCGACCTGCTCGCCGCCGAACTGCATCATGTCTATCCGGTGTTCGCGCAGATCGTGAATGCGTGCCGCAGCTACTCGCCGCCCGTCGTGGCCGCGGACGTGGCGCTGATCCGCGCCCGCGACGGGCGGGTCAGCGAATACGCGGGGCATCCAGATGAAGCGGCGGCCGATTGGGGCTGGTCCGCGCGCACCCGCGGCACGGTCGCCACGCGCATCGTCGCGGGCACCCACCACAGTCTGTTCGGTGAGCAGCACCTCGCCGAGGTGGTGGCCGCGCTTCGGGAGCTCGTTCGATGA